The Cellulomonas sp. S1-8 genome has a window encoding:
- the nuoL gene encoding NADH-quinone oxidoreductase subunit L — translation MHTLISLTAPAVLPAVDPVVAAPEWAGAQAAVWLVALPLLSAAVLLLLGRRADRWGHWLGVLASAGAFVVGVVLLLAVLGQPAGQRVHDVHLATWLDAGALSIDAGLRVDPLSLTFVMLVTFVGTLIHVYSVAYMEHDAARRRFFAYLNLFVAAMLLLVLADSYVLLFVGWEGVGLASYLLIGFWNHHTPYAVAAKKAFVANRVGDVGLLVAMGLLFATFGSLDFATVETGAASGDVSQGTLTAIGLALLLAACGKSAQFPLQSWLGDAMAGPTPVSALIHAATMVTAGVYLIIRSGAVFTAAPTAQLVVAIVGAVTLLFGAIVGCAKDDIKKALAASTMSQIGYMVLAAGLGPIGYAFAIFHLVTHGFFKAGMFLGAGSVMHGMDDQVDMRRFGGLGRYMKITYFTFMAGWLAILGIPPFAGFFSKDKIIEAAFVPVDGQPWRAWVFGGVALIGAGITAFYMSRLFFMTFEGQKRWSATKSGADQHPHESPALMTWPMIVLAGGSVALGLILSRVGFVEWLEPSVGHAEHEEPVLAVPLIIGLTLAAVALGLVLAWRRYAITTVPVTPPLGTALTRAARVDLHQDAVNDTLLVAPGQYLTRSLVYGDKAVVDGAVTGLGRTTVAVGDIVRRAQNGFARSYAAVMVIGVVVLAFVVLAARG, via the coding sequence GTGCACACCCTGATCTCCCTGACCGCCCCTGCCGTGCTGCCGGCGGTCGACCCGGTCGTCGCCGCCCCCGAGTGGGCCGGGGCGCAGGCCGCCGTCTGGCTCGTCGCGCTGCCCCTGCTGTCGGCCGCGGTCCTGCTGCTGCTCGGCCGGCGTGCCGACCGGTGGGGCCACTGGCTCGGCGTCCTGGCCTCGGCCGGCGCGTTCGTCGTCGGCGTGGTGCTGCTCCTGGCCGTGCTCGGGCAGCCCGCGGGCCAGCGCGTGCACGACGTGCACCTGGCGACGTGGCTGGACGCCGGCGCGCTGAGCATTGACGCCGGCCTGCGCGTGGACCCGTTGTCGCTCACGTTCGTCATGCTCGTGACGTTCGTCGGCACGCTCATCCACGTCTACTCCGTGGCGTACATGGAGCACGACGCCGCGCGCCGCCGGTTCTTCGCGTACCTGAACCTGTTCGTCGCGGCGATGCTGCTGCTGGTCCTCGCGGACTCGTACGTGCTGCTGTTCGTCGGCTGGGAGGGCGTCGGTCTGGCGTCGTACCTGCTCATCGGGTTCTGGAACCACCACACGCCGTACGCGGTGGCCGCCAAGAAGGCGTTCGTCGCCAACCGTGTCGGCGACGTCGGGCTGCTCGTCGCGATGGGTCTGCTGTTCGCGACGTTCGGCAGCCTGGACTTCGCGACCGTCGAGACCGGTGCGGCGTCCGGCGACGTGTCGCAGGGCACGCTCACCGCGATCGGCCTGGCGCTGCTGCTCGCGGCCTGCGGCAAGTCGGCGCAGTTCCCGCTGCAGTCCTGGCTGGGCGACGCGATGGCCGGCCCCACGCCGGTGTCGGCGCTCATCCACGCGGCGACGATGGTCACCGCGGGCGTCTACCTCATCATCCGGTCCGGTGCGGTCTTCACGGCGGCCCCGACGGCGCAGCTCGTCGTCGCGATCGTCGGCGCGGTCACGCTCCTGTTCGGTGCGATCGTGGGCTGCGCCAAGGACGACATCAAGAAGGCCCTCGCGGCGTCGACGATGTCGCAGATCGGCTACATGGTGCTGGCCGCAGGCCTCGGGCCGATCGGGTACGCGTTCGCGATCTTCCACCTGGTGACGCACGGCTTCTTCAAGGCCGGCATGTTCCTCGGCGCCGGGTCCGTCATGCACGGCATGGACGACCAGGTCGACATGCGCCGCTTCGGCGGCCTGGGCCGGTACATGAAGATCACGTACTTCACGTTCATGGCCGGCTGGCTCGCGATCCTCGGCATCCCGCCGTTCGCCGGGTTCTTCAGCAAGGACAAGATCATCGAGGCCGCGTTCGTCCCGGTCGACGGTCAGCCGTGGCGGGCGTGGGTGTTCGGCGGCGTCGCCCTGATCGGTGCGGGCATCACCGCGTTCTACATGTCGCGGCTGTTCTTCATGACGTTCGAGGGGCAGAAGCGCTGGAGCGCGACGAAGAGCGGCGCCGACCAGCACCCGCACGAGTCCCCGGCGCTCATGACGTGGCCGATGATCGTCCTGGCGGGTGGGTCGGTGGCCCTGGGCCTGATCCTGTCGCGCGTCGGGTTCGTCGAGTGGCTCGAGCCGTCCGTCGGGCACGCCGAGCACGAGGAGCCGGTGCTGGCGGTGCCGCTGATCATCGGGCTCACGCTGGCGGCCGTCGCGCTCGGGCTCGTCCTCGCGTGGCGCCGCTACGCGATCACGACCGTGCCCGTCACGCCCCCGCTGGGGACCGCGCTCACGCGGGCCGCCCGCGTGGACCTGCACCAGGACGCGGTCAACGACACGCTCCTGGTCGCACCGGGGCAGTACCTCACGCGGTCGCTGGTGTACGGCGACAAGGCCGTGGTCGACGGTGCGGTCACCGGCCTGGGACGCACCACCGTCGCCGTCGGTGACATCGTGCGCCGCGCCCAGAACGGGTTCGCCCGCTCGTACGCCGCGGTCATGGTCATCGGCGTGGTCGTGCTCGCGTTCGTCGTCCTGGCCGCGCGCGGCTGA
- the nuoK gene encoding NADH-quinone oxidoreductase subunit NuoK: MSLTHYLVLAAILFAIGATTVLLRRNAIIVFMGVELMLNSTNLLLVTFSRIHGNLSGQVLAFFVMVVAAAEVVVGLAIIVTIFRTRRSASVDDVNLLKS; the protein is encoded by the coding sequence GTGAGCCTCACCCACTACCTGGTGCTGGCCGCGATCCTGTTCGCGATCGGCGCGACGACCGTGCTGCTGCGACGCAACGCGATCATCGTCTTCATGGGCGTCGAGCTCATGCTCAACTCCACCAACCTGCTGCTCGTGACGTTCTCGCGCATCCACGGCAACCTCTCCGGCCAGGTGCTCGCGTTCTTCGTCATGGTCGTCGCGGCGGCCGAGGTGGTCGTCGGCCTGGCGATCATCGTCACGATCTTCCGGACCAGACGCTCGGCGTCGGTCGACGACGTCAACCTGCTGAAGAGCTGA